From the Mycobacterium sp. DL592 genome, the window ACCGCGACGCCAGATCCGGGACCCCGAAGCCGGCGGTCCAGATCGTCACCGCACTGGGCAGGCGCCTGCCGCCGTCGAGCAGCACCGCGTCGGACTCGACGGCCCCGACCATGGCCCCGGGCCCGTCGACGATCTCGACACCGAGCTTGCGCAGCCGCTTGGTCACCGACCGGCGTCCGGGCGTGCTCAGGTAGGGGCCGAGCACCGGCCCGCACACCAGCGTGACGGTGCGGCCCTGCTCGGCCAGCTCGGCGGCGGTCTCGATACCGGTGGGCCCGGCACCGACCACGCACACCGGGGCGCCGTAGTGCAGCTCGTCGAGCCTGGCGGCCAGACGCTTGGCTTCCTCGAGATCGCCGATGGGATAGGCGAATTCGTCGGCGCCGGGGACGTTCGGTCCGCCCGATCCGCTGCCGACCGCGTAGATCAGATAGTCGTAGGGCAGCGGTGCGCCGGTGAACAGCTCCACCTGGCGGGCGGCGGTGTCGATGCGGGTGGCGGCGTCGACCACCAATTCGATACCGGGGCCGAGGATGTCGGCGAAGTCGACGACGGCGTCGTCGGATCCGGCCACCAACTGGTGCAGCCGGATGCGCTCGACGAACTCCGGGCGCGGGTTGACCAGGGTGATGTCGACGCCGCGACGCTGCCGCAGCCGGTTGGCTGCGAGGACGCCGGCGTATCCGCCGCCGATGACGACGACGCGGGTGGTGTGGTGTGCGTTCTGTTCAGTCATGACCTCAAGACACCGCTGATGCCCTGACTGTGACTCTACGTGACCCAGATCACTCCGCTTGATAGCGCGGGAACACCCCGCTCGGGGCGGGCAGCGCCGTCCCGGGGGCGATCCGCACTCCGATCGCGGCGAAGTCCCGTTGCGAGGGCGGCTGGCCCAGCAGGTCGAGCAGGGCGGCCGCCGACGACGGCATCACCGGCTGCACCAGCAGCGCGGCGATCCGCACCACCTCCAGCGTCACGTACAGCACGGTGCGGAAGCGGTCCTGGTCGGCAGCGGTCTCCGACTTGCGCAATACCCATGGCTCCTGCGCGGAGAAGTACCGGTTGGCCGCGCCCAGCATCAGCCAGATGGCCTCCAGCGCGAGGTGCATCTGCTGCTCGTCGAACGCCGCCCGCACCCTGTCCAGCAGCCCGTCGGCCAGCGCCAGCAGCTCGGCGTCCTCGGCGGTGAACGCACCCGGTGTGGGCACCGCCGCGCCGAGGTTCTTGTTCACCATCGACAGTGAGCGCTGCGCCAGGTTGCCGAACTCGTTGGCCAGGTCGGCGTTGATGCGGCCGATGATGGCGTCCTTGCTGTAGCTGCCGTCCTGTCCGAACGGCACCTCGCGCAGGAAGAAGTAGCGCACCTGGTCGACGCCGAACTCGTCGACCAGTGCGATCGGGTCGATCACGTTGCCGACCGACTTGCTCATCTTCTCGCCCTTGACGTTGATGAACCCGTGGGCGAACACCCGCCGCGGCAGCTCGATGCCGGCCGACATCAGGAACGCCGGCCAGTACACCGTGTGGAACCGGACGATGTCCTTGCCGATCACGTGCAGATCGGCCGGCCAGTAGCGGCGGAACGCCTCGGAGTCGGTGTCGGGGAAGCCGACCCCGGTCAGGTAGTTCGTCAGCGCGTCGACCCACACGTACATGACGTGGTCGGGGTGGTCGGGGACCGGCACCCCCCAGTCGAAGGTGGTGCGTGAGATGGACAGGTCCCGCAGCCCGCCGGAGACGAAGCTGACGACCTCGTTGCGCCGCACGTCGGGCCCGATGAAGTCGGGGTTGGCCTCGTAGAGGGCCAGCAGCCGGTCGGCGTAGGCAGACAACTTGAAGAAGTAGGTCTGCTCCTCGGTCCAGGTGACCGGGGTGCCGGTTTCGGCGGCGTAGCGCACGCCGTCGTCACGCACCTCGGTCTCGTCCTCGGTGAAGAAGCGTTCGTCGCGCACCGAATACCAGCCCTGGTAGCTGCCCAGGTAGATGTCGCCGGATTCGTTCATCCGCTGCCAGATGGCCTTGGAGGCCTCGTAGTGGTCGGCGTCGCTGGTCCGGATGAACCGGTCGAAGGAGATGTTGAGGCGCTGCTGCATCTGCTCGAAGACGTCGGAGTTGCGCCGCGCCAGTTCCGTCGTGGGGATGCCCTGCGCGGCCGCTGTCTCGGCCATCTTCAGGCCGTGCACGTCGGTGCCGGTGAGGAAGCGGACGTCGACACCGTCGAGGCGCTTGAAGCGTGCGATGGCGTCGGTCGCGATCTTCTCGTAGGCGTGCCCGATGTGGGGCGCGCCGTTGGGATAGTCGATCGCGGTGGTGATGTAGAAGGACTCGCTCATTTGAGGTTCACCCTAAGGTGTGTGCCGTGAGCTCTCAGAGAAGGAGTCGCGAGGCGCCGCCGATGCCGGCACCCCTGAGCCCGCTCGTCGACGCCCACACCCACCTGGATGCATGCGGGGCCCGCGACGCCGACGACGTGCGCGCCGTGCTCGACCGCGCCGAGGCCGTCGGAGTGCTCGCGGCGGTCACCATCGCCGACGACCTGGACGCGGCGCGGTGGGCGGCGCAGGCCGCCACCTGGGACCCGCGGGTCTATGCGGCGGTGGCGTTGCACCCCACCAGGGCGGGCGCGCTGACCGAGGCGGCCCGCGCGGAACTCGAGGAGCTGGCCGCGCAGCCGCGGGTGGTTGCGATCGGCGAGACCGGAATGGACCTGTACTGGCCGGGCAAGCTGGACGGCTGTGCCGAACCCGCGGTCCAGCGGGAGTCGTTCGCCTGGCATATCGACCTCGCCAAGCGGACCGGGAAGCCACTGATGATCCACAACCGCGACGCCGACGCCGAGGTGCTCGACGTGCTGGCGGCCGAAGGCGCCCCCGAGACCGTCATCTTCCACTGCTTCTCGTCCGGGCCGCAGATGGCGCGCACCTGCGTCGACGCCGGCTGGGTGCTCAGCCTGTCGGGAACCGTGAGCTTCAAGAACGCCAGGGAACTGCGGGAGGCCGCCGCGCTGATCCCGCCCGGGCAGCTGCTGGTCGAGACCGATGCGCCGTTTTTGACCCCGCACCCGTATCGGGGTGCGCCCAACGAGCCCTACTGCCTGCCCTACACCGTGCGGGC encodes:
- a CDS encoding NAD(P)/FAD-dependent oxidoreductase, which translates into the protein MTEQNAHHTTRVVVIGGGYAGVLAANRLRQRRGVDITLVNPRPEFVERIRLHQLVAGSDDAVVDFADILGPGIELVVDAATRIDTAARQVELFTGAPLPYDYLIYAVGSGSGGPNVPGADEFAYPIGDLEEAKRLAARLDELHYGAPVCVVGAGPTGIETAAELAEQGRTVTLVCGPVLGPYLSTPGRRSVTKRLRKLGVEIVDGPGAMVGAVESDAVLLDGGRRLPSAVTIWTAGFGVPDLASRSGLRTDAIGRLLTDETLTSIDDGRVVAAGDCAAPSGEPLRMSCQAALPLGAQAANTVLARIAGEPPAPIRQAFTGQCISLGRGAGTIQIARTDDTALPLYIGGWTAAKIKEAICTATVSGLRREARKPGAYVWLKGGNRTGAEAAAVR
- the metG gene encoding methionine--tRNA ligase — translated: MSESFYITTAIDYPNGAPHIGHAYEKIATDAIARFKRLDGVDVRFLTGTDVHGLKMAETAAAQGIPTTELARRNSDVFEQMQQRLNISFDRFIRTSDADHYEASKAIWQRMNESGDIYLGSYQGWYSVRDERFFTEDETEVRDDGVRYAAETGTPVTWTEEQTYFFKLSAYADRLLALYEANPDFIGPDVRRNEVVSFVSGGLRDLSISRTTFDWGVPVPDHPDHVMYVWVDALTNYLTGVGFPDTDSEAFRRYWPADLHVIGKDIVRFHTVYWPAFLMSAGIELPRRVFAHGFINVKGEKMSKSVGNVIDPIALVDEFGVDQVRYFFLREVPFGQDGSYSKDAIIGRINADLANEFGNLAQRSLSMVNKNLGAAVPTPGAFTAEDAELLALADGLLDRVRAAFDEQQMHLALEAIWLMLGAANRYFSAQEPWVLRKSETAADQDRFRTVLYVTLEVVRIAALLVQPVMPSSAAALLDLLGQPPSQRDFAAIGVRIAPGTALPAPSGVFPRYQAE
- a CDS encoding TatD family hydrolase → MPAPLSPLVDAHTHLDACGARDADDVRAVLDRAEAVGVLAAVTIADDLDAARWAAQAATWDPRVYAAVALHPTRAGALTEAARAELEELAAQPRVVAIGETGMDLYWPGKLDGCAEPAVQRESFAWHIDLAKRTGKPLMIHNRDADAEVLDVLAAEGAPETVIFHCFSSGPQMARTCVDAGWVLSLSGTVSFKNARELREAAALIPPGQLLVETDAPFLTPHPYRGAPNEPYCLPYTVRALAEVVDRPAELLAEQSSATARRVYGL